In Saccharicrinis fermentans DSM 9555 = JCM 21142, a genomic segment contains:
- a CDS encoding glycosyltransferase family 2 protein produces MKISVVIPVYNEQGNITPLVDQVYEALKPSKYDFETILINDGSKDKTVEEIKQQKGKNVVLIDLRKNFGQCPALKAGIDYATGDIIATLDGDLQNDPADLIKMMEVMEETGCDVVTGIRAKRKDGMLLRKIPSKIANALVRKVSDTPIIDNGCAIKVFKSEVAKDIPLYGEMHRFIAILAINEGARVEQIPVNHRARVAGESKYGLSRTFKVVSDLILMRFTNKYAQKPMHFLGPIGAGSFTIGVILMFYLLIVKLMGQDIWGRPLIFAAIIFLFGGFQLIMSGITLDLLMRTNHESQEKKIYKVRKREAI; encoded by the coding sequence ATGAAGATATCTGTAGTTATTCCGGTATATAATGAGCAGGGTAATATTACTCCATTGGTAGATCAAGTGTATGAAGCATTAAAGCCATCAAAATACGATTTTGAAACCATATTGATCAATGATGGATCCAAGGATAAGACTGTTGAAGAAATAAAGCAGCAAAAAGGAAAAAATGTTGTTTTAATCGATCTAAGAAAAAACTTTGGTCAGTGTCCTGCTTTAAAGGCTGGTATTGATTATGCTACCGGAGATATCATTGCTACGTTGGATGGTGATTTACAAAATGATCCTGCTGATTTAATTAAGATGATGGAGGTGATGGAAGAGACTGGTTGTGATGTGGTTACTGGCATTAGGGCTAAGCGTAAGGATGGCATGTTATTAAGAAAGATACCTTCTAAGATTGCCAATGCGCTGGTTCGCAAAGTATCGGACACACCTATCATCGATAATGGTTGTGCCATCAAAGTCTTTAAAAGTGAAGTAGCAAAAGACATTCCTTTATATGGAGAGATGCACCGCTTTATTGCTATTCTTGCTATTAATGAAGGTGCAAGGGTGGAACAGATTCCTGTTAATCATAGGGCACGAGTGGCAGGAGAATCGAAATATGGATTGTCACGTACTTTTAAAGTGGTTAGTGATCTGATATTAATGCGCTTTACCAATAAATATGCACAGAAACCCATGCATTTTCTTGGCCCTATTGGAGCTGGAAGTTTTACGATTGGTGTAATTTTGATGTTTTACTTGTTGATTGTGAAATTAATGGGGCAGGATATCTGGGGTAGACCATTGATTTTTGCGGCTATTATATTTCTTTTTGGTGGTTTTCAGCTTATCATGTCTGGTATTACACTGGATTTATTAATGAGAACGAATCACGAATCCCAAGAAAAGAAAATTTATAAGGTACGTAAAAGAGAAGCCATATAG